From Arcobacter lacus, the proteins below share one genomic window:
- a CDS encoding FAD-binding oxidoreductase, producing MIDKKHLDYLTSIVGEENIKSDKAHLIAFCYDATRSRFEPDAVVFPRHEQDVSDILKYCNEHKIVIVPRGAGSGFTGGALPANGGIILSLERHMNKLLEIDMENMVGVVQPGLINMQFQKAVEEVGLFYPPDPASEEYSSLGGNVSENAGGMRAAKYGITKDYVMALRAVLPNGDIIVAGKKTIKDVAGYNTAGILIASEGTLAVITEITLKLIPKPKFKKTYMGVFPSVDSAMTAVFKSLAAGANPVAMEFLDALVIKALKQKFPHISLPENAGGILVGDVDASSEDEINSQLETLKNSFAQNGSIDFIVASDEEESKKLWFARRNASPATMIYGTKKLNEDISVPRSKLPIALEGIYKIGEKYGFNVPCFGHAGDGNIHVNVMVKDKTNEKEMEDGHKAIEEIFQYVVDLGGTLSGEHGIGLSKAPFMNIAFTEAEMNLFRSIKKAFDPNNILNPFKMGL from the coding sequence ATGATTGATAAAAAACATTTAGATTATTTAACTTCTATTGTTGGTGAAGAAAATATAAAAAGTGATAAAGCTCACTTAATTGCTTTTTGTTATGATGCAACAAGAAGTAGATTTGAACCTGATGCTGTAGTTTTTCCAAGACACGAACAAGATGTTAGTGATATTTTAAAATATTGTAATGAACATAAAATAGTTATCGTTCCAAGAGGAGCTGGTTCAGGTTTTACTGGTGGTGCACTTCCTGCAAATGGTGGAATTATTCTTTCACTTGAAAGACATATGAATAAACTACTTGAAATCGATATGGAAAATATGGTTGGAGTTGTTCAACCAGGACTTATAAATATGCAATTTCAAAAAGCAGTTGAAGAAGTAGGACTATTTTATCCGCCAGATCCAGCAAGTGAAGAGTATTCATCTCTTGGAGGAAATGTAAGTGAAAATGCAGGTGGAATGAGAGCTGCAAAATATGGTATTACAAAAGATTATGTAATGGCATTAAGAGCTGTTCTTCCAAATGGAGATATTATAGTTGCTGGTAAAAAAACTATTAAAGATGTAGCAGGTTATAACACAGCTGGAATTTTAATAGCAAGTGAAGGAACTTTAGCAGTTATCACTGAAATTACTTTAAAACTAATTCCAAAACCAAAATTCAAAAAGACATATATGGGAGTTTTTCCTAGCGTTGATAGTGCTATGACAGCTGTTTTTAAATCACTTGCTGCTGGTGCTAATCCTGTTGCAATGGAATTTTTAGATGCACTTGTAATTAAAGCATTAAAACAAAAATTTCCTCATATTAGCCTTCCTGAAAATGCAGGTGGAATTTTAGTTGGGGATGTTGATGCAAGTAGTGAAGATGAAATAAACTCTCAATTAGAAACTTTAAAAAACTCTTTTGCACAAAATGGTTCTATTGATTTTATAGTAGCAAGTGATGAAGAAGAGAGCAAAAAACTTTGGTTTGCAAGAAGAAATGCAAGTCCAGCAACTATGATTTATGGAACAAAAAAATTAAATGAAGATATTTCTGTTCCAAGAAGTAAATTACCAATTGCATTAGAAGGAATCTATAAAATTGGTGAAAAATATGGCTTCAACGTTCCATGTTTTGGTCATGCAGGTGATGGAAATATCCACGTAAATGTTATGGTTAAAGATAAAACAAATGAAAAAGAGATGGAAGATGGACACAAAGCTATCGAAGAAATTTTTCAATATGTTGTAGATTTAGGTGGAACTTTAAGTGGAGAACACGGTATTGGACTTTCAAAAGCACCATTTATGAATATCGCATTTACTGAAGCTGAGATGAATCTATTTAGAAGTATCAAAAAAGCTTTTGACCCAAATAACATCTTAAATCCTTTTAAAATGGGATTATAA
- a CDS encoding YihY family inner membrane protein, with the protein MQKEDGNISLLKKFILAVDSFFNDDTTYYAASLSFFTIFSILPIIALAIAIISNFPEFHDYMNTFTIYLFNFINPTHSKDIIEALENYISNSNKLGFLGIIYMIFVFVMFFKDYDYIVNKIHETVRRPVILSFFIYSLFFIIFPLFFVILTFVLSFLENDFLRNSISFIFTWFIFFSLFKLSANKRIDNYAALISSFFTLAVLSISKNLFIYYVIYNKTYTTIYGSLATLLFTFFWIYVSWIIYLYGVKMCHKLDLRIKKS; encoded by the coding sequence ATGCAAAAAGAAGATGGTAATATAAGTCTTTTAAAAAAATTTATTCTTGCTGTTGATTCGTTTTTTAATGATGATACAACTTACTACGCAGCGAGTTTAAGTTTTTTTACTATCTTCTCTATTTTACCAATAATTGCTCTAGCAATAGCAATTATTTCAAATTTCCCAGAATTTCATGATTATATGAATACTTTTACGATTTATCTATTTAATTTTATAAATCCAACTCACTCAAAAGATATAATTGAAGCCTTAGAAAACTATATTTCTAACTCAAATAAATTAGGATTTTTAGGAATTATTTATATGATATTTGTTTTTGTGATGTTTTTTAAAGATTATGATTATATTGTAAATAAAATTCATGAAACAGTAAGACGTCCTGTTATACTGTCTTTTTTTATTTATTCTTTATTTTTTATAATATTTCCTCTATTTTTTGTCATCTTAACTTTTGTTTTGTCATTTTTAGAAAATGATTTCTTGAGAAACTCTATATCTTTTATATTTACTTGGTTTATATTTTTTAGTTTATTTAAATTAAGTGCAAATAAAAGAATAGACAATTACGCGGCTTTAATATCATCATTTTTTACTTTAGCAGTTTTAAGTATCTCTAAAAACTTATTTATTTATTATGTAATTTATAATAAAACTTACACAACTATTTATGGTTCTCTTGCAACTTTACTTTTTACATTTTTTTGGATTTATGTTTCGTGGATAATATATTTATATGGAGTGAAAATGTGCCATAAATTGGATTTAAGAATAAAAAAATCTTAG
- a CDS encoding HNH endonuclease has protein sequence MIQTLKKIFFSKENFESDEFDMFIEILESYMKSNHPKIKIDYSVSKDFKNETNLKVKKSLMIENVVKQFLNFEYTKTTQKSIPKDKFWQGYNLNSVTSFKYPTDWLKRKEFVYRRDDRCCNRCGKVLNELTDVHTAFVKEIKDGGTFHFENIIILCFDCYKIVNFNQNDSKGNLHISLNDKLLSLVKN, from the coding sequence TTGATTCAAACACTAAAAAAAATATTTTTTTCAAAAGAAAACTTTGAAAGTGATGAATTTGATATGTTTATAGAGATTTTAGAATCTTATATGAAATCAAATCATCCAAAGATAAAAATAGATTATAGTGTTTCTAAAGATTTTAAAAATGAGACAAATTTAAAAGTTAAAAAAAGTTTGATGATAGAAAATGTTGTCAAACAATTTTTAAATTTTGAATATACAAAAACAACACAAAAATCAATTCCAAAAGATAAATTTTGGCAAGGATACAATTTAAATTCAGTAACAAGTTTTAAATATCCAACTGATTGGTTAAAAAGAAAAGAATTTGTTTATAGAAGAGATGATAGATGTTGTAATAGATGTGGAAAAGTTTTAAATGAATTGACAGATGTTCATACAGCTTTTGTAAAAGAGATAAAAGATGGTGGAACTTTTCACTTTGAAAATATTATAATTTTATGTTTTGATTGTTATAAAATTGTAAATTTTAATCAAAATGATTCAAAGGGAAATTTACATATTTCTTTAAATGATAAATTATTGAGTTTAGTAAAAAACTAA
- the murA gene encoding UDP-N-acetylglucosamine 1-carboxyvinyltransferase, with amino-acid sequence MEYLKIVGGKDISGSVEISGAKNAALPLIACTILGKNEITIGNLPNVVDINTFLKLILKLGGNYVKEENSVKINTSSINNTTATYDIVKTMRASILVLGPLLARFGHCEVSLPGGCAIGQRPVDLHLKALEQMGAKIEILQGYIKATAPQGLKGAKIVFDKVTVGGTENIVMAAALAYGTTTIINAAKEPEIVQLCEVLANSGVKIEGIGTSKIIIEGTGQKLIDIKPFDVIPDRIEAGTYMCAAAITNKKLKINKVIPLHLEAVISKLEEMNFEVLQDENSVTILPTTEIKPVNIITTEYPGFPTDMQAQFMALATQANGTSTIDERLFENRFMHVSELLRLGADIHLNGNIATINGKTGNLHGTDVMATDLRASSALVLAALVADGETNIHRIYHLDRGYENLEGKLSLIGANVKRCKEE; translated from the coding sequence ATGGAATATTTAAAAATTGTTGGTGGAAAAGATATTTCAGGAAGTGTAGAAATATCTGGAGCAAAAAATGCTGCTTTACCTTTGATTGCTTGTACAATTTTAGGAAAAAATGAGATTACAATTGGTAATTTACCAAATGTTGTAGATATAAATACTTTTTTAAAACTTATTTTAAAACTTGGTGGAAACTATGTAAAAGAAGAAAATAGTGTAAAAATAAATACTTCAAGTATCAATAATACAACAGCAACTTATGATATTGTAAAAACTATGAGGGCTTCAATTTTAGTTTTAGGACCATTATTAGCTAGATTTGGGCATTGTGAAGTTTCGCTTCCAGGAGGTTGTGCAATAGGTCAAAGACCAGTTGATTTACACTTAAAAGCATTAGAGCAAATGGGTGCAAAAATAGAGATTCTTCAAGGATATATAAAAGCAACAGCACCACAAGGATTAAAAGGTGCAAAAATAGTATTTGATAAAGTAACAGTTGGTGGAACTGAAAATATAGTTATGGCAGCTGCACTTGCATATGGAACAACAACTATTATAAATGCAGCAAAAGAGCCTGAAATTGTTCAACTTTGTGAAGTTTTAGCAAATAGTGGTGTTAAAATAGAAGGAATAGGTACTTCGAAAATTATAATTGAAGGAACAGGACAAAAATTAATCGATATAAAACCTTTTGATGTAATTCCTGATAGAATAGAAGCTGGGACTTATATGTGTGCAGCTGCAATTACAAATAAAAAATTAAAAATAAATAAAGTTATTCCTTTACATCTTGAAGCAGTTATTTCAAAACTTGAAGAGATGAATTTTGAAGTATTACAAGATGAAAATAGTGTGACAATTTTACCAACAACTGAGATAAAACCTGTAAATATAATCACAACAGAATATCCAGGATTTCCAACAGATATGCAAGCACAATTTATGGCACTTGCAACCCAAGCAAATGGAACTAGTACTATTGATGAAAGATTATTTGAAAATAGATTTATGCATGTTAGTGAACTTTTAAGACTTGGAGCAGATATTCATCTAAATGGAAATATTGCAACAATTAATGGAAAAACTGGAAATTTACATGGAACTGATGTTATGGCAACAGATTTGAGAGCTTCATCAGCATTAGTTTTAGCTGCACTTGTAGCAGATGGTGAAACAAATATTCATAGAATTTATCATCTTGACAGAGGATATGAAAATCTTGAAGGAAAATTATCACTTATTGGTGCAAATGTAAAAAGATGTAAAGAGGAGTAA
- a CDS encoding DMT family transporter, translating to MDEQLSKGIKYILLASFLFALMSVAAKQLSNSMSSVEVVFFRNIFGVIFILISIYRSPLKQLGGKFWLLIFRGFIGFVALLFFFYNISNIPLGEAMTFSKTSTIFTAIFAYIFLKEKLGVRGWTGVFIGFIGILFITEFNGTNLEKSDYLGILSGIGAALAYTSVRELRKYYDSRAIVLSFMAIGALGPLILMIIGNFYTNPHLDFMLATFVMPQLSDWIFILLLGTFATLAQILMTKAYSFAKAGIIGTISYSDIAFSIILGTILGDNFPSFLIVLGIILIIMSGLLVSTKKN from the coding sequence TTGGATGAACAATTATCAAAAGGAATAAAATATATACTTCTTGCTTCATTTTTATTCGCACTTATGAGTGTTGCTGCAAAACAGTTAAGTAACTCTATGAGCTCGGTAGAAGTTGTATTTTTTAGGAATATTTTTGGAGTAATATTTATTTTAATATCTATTTATCGCTCTCCATTAAAACAACTTGGTGGAAAATTTTGGTTATTGATATTTAGAGGATTTATTGGTTTTGTTGCCCTTTTATTTTTCTTTTATAATATTTCAAATATTCCTTTAGGTGAAGCTATGACTTTTTCCAAAACTTCTACAATTTTTACAGCAATTTTTGCTTATATATTTTTAAAAGAAAAATTAGGTGTTAGAGGCTGGACTGGTGTTTTTATAGGATTTATTGGAATTTTATTTATCACTGAATTTAATGGAACAAATTTAGAAAAAAGTGACTATTTAGGGATACTTTCAGGAATAGGAGCGGCACTTGCATATACTTCTGTGAGAGAACTTAGAAAATACTATGATTCAAGAGCAATAGTTTTATCTTTTATGGCAATAGGAGCACTTGGACCACTAATTTTGATGATAATTGGAAATTTTTATACAAACCCTCATCTTGATTTTATGTTAGCAACTTTTGTTATGCCACAGCTAAGTGATTGGATATTTATTTTACTTTTAGGAACTTTTGCAACATTAGCACAAATTCTTATGACAAAAGCATATTCTTTTGCAAAAGCTGGAATAATCGGCACTATTTCATATAGTGACATAGCCTTCTCAATAATTTTAGGGACTATTTTAGGAGATAATTTTCCTTCATTTTTGATAGTTTTAGGTATAATCTTGATTATTATGAGTGGATTATTAGTATCCACTAAAAAAAATTGA
- the kdsA gene encoding 3-deoxy-8-phosphooctulonate synthase, which yields MLKIMTGPCVLEDRDTVMKIAEKLKPLSEDKRVEFYFKASFDKANRTSLSSFRGPGLDEGLKIFEEIKKEFGYKVVTDIHESYQAAPAGEIIDILQIPAFLCRQTDLLVAAAKTPAKINIKKGQFLAADAMKHPVEKVLNTRGIDEVSYENSQKAGVWLCERGNTFGYGALVVDMRNLILLRQYAPVIFDATHSVQIPSTGGTTGGNSSFVPYMARAAASVGVDGFFFETHIDPKTAKSDGPNMLQIDDLYKTMNEIFAIKEALGYN from the coding sequence ATGTTAAAAATAATGACAGGACCATGTGTCCTTGAAGATAGAGATACGGTGATGAAAATCGCTGAAAAATTAAAACCTTTAAGTGAAGATAAAAGAGTAGAATTTTATTTTAAAGCTTCATTTGATAAAGCAAATAGAACAAGTTTAAGTTCATTTAGAGGACCAGGTCTTGATGAAGGACTAAAAATTTTTGAAGAGATAAAAAAAGAGTTTGGATATAAAGTTGTAACTGATATTCATGAATCATATCAAGCAGCTCCTGCTGGAGAAATCATAGATATTTTACAAATTCCTGCTTTTTTATGCAGACAAACAGATTTACTTGTAGCAGCTGCAAAAACTCCTGCAAAAATAAATATCAAAAAAGGACAATTCCTTGCAGCTGATGCTATGAAACACCCAGTTGAAAAAGTATTAAATACAAGAGGAATAGACGAAGTATCTTATGAAAACTCGCAAAAAGCTGGTGTTTGGCTTTGTGAAAGAGGAAATACCTTTGGATATGGTGCTTTAGTTGTGGATATGAGAAACCTTATACTTCTACGACAATATGCTCCAGTAATTTTTGATGCAACACATAGTGTACAAATACCAAGTACTGGTGGAACAACAGGAGGAAATAGCTCTTTTGTACCATATATGGCAAGAGCAGCAGCAAGTGTTGGTGTAGATGGATTTTTCTTTGAAACACATATTGATCCAAAAACTGCAAAAAGTGATGGACCAAATATGCTACAAATTGATGATTTATATAAAACTATGAATGAGATTTTTGCAATCAAAGAAGCTTTAGGGTATAATTGA
- the ribH gene encoding 6,7-dimethyl-8-ribityllumazine synthase produces MKVIEGVLRLKGNEKIAVINGRFNHIITDRLVEGARDAFKRHGGNEDNLDLILVPGAFEIPFALEKALSSGKYDAVCCVGAVIRGATPHFDYISAEATKGIATVGLKYGKPVSNGVLTTDTIEQAIERAGSKVGNKGAEAMVTIIEMLDLYNEMGK; encoded by the coding sequence ATGAAAGTAATAGAAGGTGTTTTAAGACTTAAAGGAAATGAAAAAATTGCCGTTATAAATGGTAGATTTAATCACATAATAACAGATAGACTAGTAGAAGGTGCACGTGATGCTTTCAAAAGACATGGTGGAAATGAAGATAATTTAGATTTAATTTTAGTTCCAGGAGCTTTTGAAATACCATTTGCTTTAGAAAAAGCGTTATCAAGTGGAAAATATGATGCTGTTTGTTGTGTTGGTGCAGTAATAAGAGGAGCAACTCCACACTTTGATTACATTAGTGCTGAAGCTACAAAAGGTATCGCAACAGTTGGACTAAAATATGGAAAACCTGTATCAAATGGTGTTTTAACAACTGATACAATAGAACAAGCAATTGAAAGAGCTGGTTCAAAAGTTGGTAACAAAGGTGCTGAAGCTATGGTTACTATTATTGAAATGTTAGATTTATATAACGAAATGGGGAAATAA
- the nusB gene encoding transcription antitermination factor NusB, with product MATRTQARESVIGLLYAYDLGNDGITKFVDEILEEKKIRNNQKDFALNLFNGTIKNLSQIDENIVSNLNQGTLEDIGSVEKSILRLAIYEILFESLPKAIIINEAIELSKRLASDGAPKFINGLLDKIVKA from the coding sequence TTGGCAACTAGAACACAAGCAAGAGAGTCTGTTATTGGTCTATTATATGCTTATGATTTAGGAAATGATGGTATTACTAAATTTGTAGATGAAATTTTAGAAGAGAAAAAAATAAGAAATAATCAAAAAGATTTTGCACTTAATTTATTTAATGGGACTATCAAAAACTTAAGCCAAATCGATGAAAATATAGTTTCAAACTTAAATCAGGGAACATTAGAAGATATAGGTTCTGTTGAAAAATCTATTTTAAGACTTGCAATTTATGAAATTTTATTTGAAAGTTTACCAAAAGCAATAATTATAAATGAAGCTATCGAACTATCAAAAAGATTAGCTAGTGATGGTGCTCCAAAATTTATAAATGGTTTACTTGATAAAATAGTAAAGGCTTAA
- the pyrF gene encoding orotidine-5'-phosphate decarboxylase produces the protein MNKAMKLCVSLDLETAKENLDLVKQLKDFDVWLKVGFRTYLRDGKKFLEELKAINPNFKIFLDLKLYDIPNTMADAAEDISKFGIIDMFNVHASAGIIAMKTVMERIKDIPNKPLVLAVTALTSFDNENFKAIYNEDIETKARQFAKDTFEAGMDGVVCSAFESLDIKNNTSKDFITLCPGIRPFGEDSGDQKRVADIAFSKENLVDFIVVGRPIYKSDNPKKVVEEILKSI, from the coding sequence ATGAATAAAGCTATGAAACTATGTGTATCTTTAGATTTAGAAACGGCAAAAGAGAATCTAGACCTTGTAAAACAATTAAAAGATTTTGATGTATGGTTAAAAGTTGGGTTTAGAACTTATTTAAGAGATGGTAAAAAGTTTTTAGAAGAGTTAAAAGCTATAAATCCAAATTTTAAAATATTTTTAGATTTAAAACTATACGATATTCCAAATACAATGGCTGATGCAGCTGAAGATATATCAAAATTTGGAATAATTGATATGTTTAATGTTCACGCAAGTGCTGGAATTATTGCTATGAAAACAGTTATGGAAAGAATAAAGGATATTCCAAATAAACCTTTAGTTTTAGCTGTAACTGCTCTTACATCATTCGATAATGAAAATTTTAAAGCAATCTATAATGAAGATATAGAAACAAAAGCAAGACAATTTGCAAAAGATACTTTTGAAGCAGGAATGGATGGGGTTGTATGCTCAGCTTTTGAAAGTTTAGATATAAAAAATAACACTTCAAAAGATTTTATTACTTTATGTCCAGGAATTCGTCCTTTTGGAGAAGATAGTGGTGACCAAAAAAGAGTTGCTGATATTGCTTTCTCAAAAGAAAATTTAGTAGATTTTATAGTTGTTGGAAGACCTATTTACAAATCAGATAATCCAAAAAAAGTTGTAGAAGAGATATTAAAAAGCATTTAA
- a CDS encoding FeoB-associated Cys-rich membrane protein produces MENIILLAITLGALFYLYKKIFKNNGCNCGKSSCKSNEK; encoded by the coding sequence ATGGAAAATATTATCTTATTAGCTATTACGCTAGGTGCACTATTTTATTTATATAAAAAAATTTTTAAAAATAATGGTTGTAATTGCGGAAAGAGTTCTTGTAAATCAAATGAAAAATAG
- a CDS encoding ABC transporter ATP-binding protein, translating into MKNSDIVIDISNLSYSYNSKKIYENLNLQIKEGTIFGLLGKNGVGKSTLINILMGFLKPNSGKCLIFGEPSHNLSAKTKKNIALLYEGFITYDFMSIKEIEKYFAPFYQNWNKKVFYELINLMNLNHNQKLSTLSFGQKSQVILGLLFAQDAKLLILDDYSMGLDAGYRRLFIDYLKDYVKETNKTVLITSHIMSDLVDLIDDIAIIQKDKEVYKSSMKDFIENFRCYKLNENEQIDLKNVHRVESHKNYKKIYTFENFDSLEELEVDFEDKFLGYVGKY; encoded by the coding sequence ATGAAAAATAGCGATATAGTAATAGATATCTCAAATTTATCTTATTCATATAATTCTAAAAAGATTTATGAAAATCTAAACTTACAAATAAAAGAAGGCACTATTTTTGGTCTTTTAGGGAAAAATGGTGTAGGAAAATCTACTTTAATAAATATTTTAATGGGCTTTTTAAAACCAAATAGTGGAAAATGTTTGATTTTTGGAGAGCCATCTCATAATTTGAGTGCAAAAACAAAAAAAAATATTGCTTTATTATATGAAGGATTTATAACTTATGATTTTATGAGCATAAAAGAGATAGAAAAATATTTTGCACCCTTTTATCAAAATTGGAATAAAAAAGTTTTTTATGAGTTAATAAATCTTATGAATTTAAATCATAATCAAAAACTCTCAACTTTATCTTTTGGGCAAAAATCACAAGTAATTTTAGGACTTTTATTTGCTCAGGATGCAAAACTACTAATTCTTGATGATTATTCAATGGGACTTGATGCAGGATACAGAAGATTATTTATTGATTATTTAAAAGATTATGTAAAAGAAACAAATAAAACTGTACTTATTACTTCACATATTATGAGTGATTTAGTTGATTTGATTGATGACATCGCAATCATACAAAAAGATAAAGAGGTTTATAAAAGTAGTATGAAAGATTTTATAGAAAATTTTAGATGTTATAAATTAAATGAAAATGAACAAATAGATTTAAAAAATGTACATAGAGTTGAATCTCATAAAAATTACAAAAAAATTTATACATTTGAAAACTTTGATTCATTAGAAGAATTAGAAGTTGATTTTGAAGACAAATTTTTGGGATATGTAGGGAAATACTAA
- a CDS encoding DUF4857 domain-containing protein, translating to MFQSIFIKEWLKTKAFLSFSVLISIIILGYFTFRLNFEFSTVEPESMMWYRFVQLEQKPYFDLIFFYLIFGCLFALFQFLPELIQKRVKVTIHLPLNLIQIVFSHIFIGLIFIVLFCTFISLCLLTITAHYYPEEIVQIIFKDTLAFSLISIISYILVSALILEQNKKVLFLKALVLVLFLFIFVKEQFFINDFFILFTILIFSPFILLDSFYSVKQQRLTILYKIGFFIISFILLSSSFLNYKENYQKEFYKYYIFYSDILGDFIYQKNFGEHRFEYGIKNDITFLQKEYESYLPFVYWRDLDIQKKLPVTINERVFTKDEIKDSKLGFDYNYKLLKKQETELYPLFNPQTNEGMIKFPEEFFGIFKDGAKIYDFDNDHLKEDSKELNKKLQEVDFSYPVKNIWGKTTNIKPFDLGYLIIDNKNRLFNLKKENNNIQIKEIEYPKNIDIVYINIAENKQQNLSGYAIDKNSNFYLLTWDFEFIRLDLKEFDYKKMRLKFIADPVNYLIRYDDQKNYYAVIYSKDDYKKIKEINFKD from the coding sequence ATGTTTCAATCAATTTTTATAAAAGAATGGCTAAAAACTAAAGCTTTTTTATCATTTTCAGTTTTAATTTCAATAATAATATTAGGATATTTTACATTTAGGTTAAACTTCGAGTTTTCAACAGTTGAACCTGAATCTATGATGTGGTATCGATTTGTTCAATTAGAACAAAAACCTTATTTTGATTTAATATTTTTTTATCTCATTTTTGGCTGTTTATTCGCTTTATTTCAGTTTTTACCAGAACTTATTCAAAAAAGAGTAAAAGTAACTATTCATCTACCTTTAAATTTGATTCAAATAGTTTTTTCTCATATTTTTATTGGTTTAATTTTTATTGTACTTTTTTGCACTTTCATTTCATTATGTTTATTGACAATTACTGCACATTATTATCCAGAAGAAATTGTGCAAATAATATTTAAAGATACTTTAGCTTTTAGTCTTATTTCTATAATTTCTTATATTTTAGTTTCAGCTTTGATTTTAGAACAAAATAAAAAAGTTTTATTTTTAAAAGCTTTAGTTTTGGTTTTATTTTTATTCATATTTGTAAAAGAACAATTTTTTATAAATGATTTTTTTATTTTATTCACTATTTTAATCTTTTCGCCATTTATTTTACTCGATAGCTTTTATAGTGTAAAACAACAAAGATTAACAATATTGTATAAAATTGGCTTTTTTATTATCTCTTTTATTCTTTTATCTTCATCTTTTTTAAATTATAAAGAGAATTATCAAAAAGAGTTTTATAAATACTACATTTTTTATTCAGATATTTTAGGAGATTTTATTTATCAAAAGAATTTTGGAGAGCATAGATTTGAGTATGGAATAAAAAATGATATAACTTTTTTACAAAAAGAGTATGAATCATATCTTCCTTTTGTTTATTGGAGAGATTTGGATATTCAGAAAAAACTTCCAGTTACTATAAATGAAAGAGTTTTTACCAAAGATGAAATCAAAGATTCGAAATTAGGATTTGATTACAACTATAAATTACTAAAAAAACAAGAGACTGAACTTTATCCACTTTTTAATCCTCAAACTAATGAAGGCATGATTAAATTTCCAGAAGAATTTTTTGGTATTTTTAAAGATGGTGCAAAAATTTATGATTTTGACAATGACCATTTAAAGGAAGATTCTAAGGAATTAAATAAAAAATTACAAGAAGTAGATTTTTCATATCCTGTAAAAAATATTTGGGGTAAAACTACAAATATTAAACCTTTTGATTTAGGATATTTAATAATAGATAATAAAAATAGACTTTTCAATTTAAAAAAAGAAAATAACAATATACAAATAAAAGAGATTGAATATCCTAAAAATATAGATATTGTTTATATAAATATTGCAGAAAATAAACAACAAAATTTAAGCGGTTATGCAATAGACAAAAATAGCAATTTTTACCTTTTAACTTGGGATTTTGAGTTTATAAGACTTGATTTGAAAGAGTTTGATTATAAAAAAATGAGATTAAAATTTATTGCTGATCCAGTAAATTATCTCATTAGATACGATGACCAAAAAAACTATTATGCAGTTATTTATTCAAAAGATGATTATAAAAAAATAAAAGAAATTAACTTTAAAGATTAG
- a CDS encoding FeoA family protein, with translation MGLDEIKKGSVVKISKLNAKGALLYKLLDMGFVNGALVEVIREAPLYDPMELKIHNYNLTLRKSEAKLIEVNKI, from the coding sequence ATGGGATTAGATGAAATAAAAAAAGGCTCTGTTGTAAAAATTTCAAAATTAAATGCAAAAGGAGCTTTATTGTATAAATTACTTGATATGGGGTTTGTAAATGGTGCTCTTGTAGAAGTTATAAGAGAAGCACCTTTATATGATCCTATGGAATTAAAAATACATAATTACAATTTAACTTTGAGAAAAAGTGAAGCAAAATTAATAGAAGTGAATAAAATATGA